The window tagtggagcagactgaatggcctaatttctgctagtTAACCATCCCTGGGAAGAAGGACGCAAAACAACAAACTGTTTCCTGGGACAGATGAGCTAAGTGTTTAATAACCTCATGACAAAAGGACAATTAAGTTTGTCTGTGGAAGGAAGGCCCTGACGTAAAAGGGTTTTTTAACAGGAAAGGCTGTATCAAACAAAGCACTAAACCTTGAGGATAAGAAGGTAAGCTACAGACCAGAGATCTCCAGaagtgtggggaggtggtgtTAGAATCGAAAGAAACATCACATCACAGATTTGAAAGTGAGGAATCTCCACCAGAATTCAACCTCAGAATGATGTAGCAGCAGTACTTGGAAGAAGAATGCTGCATTGAATCCCTGGACACTTCCAGAGACATAAACTGTTGGTGGAAACTCAGTTAAATTCAGCCATCAATTGGGAGATAGCCAAGTTGTGAGTGAGGTTGAACTTGGTTACTTGAGTTTTATTTGTGTTGTTACATACAATAAAgtgtaaatcattgtttcagcagttaatTGTGTGCAGTTTCTGAGTTAAGAGCCAAATTAAGGTGATTCACCCACAACCACAGTGAGAGGCTGCGATTCATGTTGACTccattgcattcagcagtacatcaCGTCAATACTCTTATAAAGCGAAGGCTGACAGCACcgcctttctcaaacagaaacacCCAGAGGAGCGTGTCGCCTAATAATCTGTAAAATTAGCATGAAAAGTGGTGTAACCTGCTCTAGTGATAAGAATAAATCCCcaacactttaaaatcaacaatcaGCAATTTATTTATCCAACTATCACGGTGAACAAATgaacaaaactattaacaaactggatacaggccaggagcagatgggtggcactagtttagttggggatcatggactggttggtctgaagggtctgtttccaggctgcatGACTCCATAGCACGGAATGAATGGGGATCCATCCCAAAGATGATAAAGGTTTCAAGCACCACCTTAGGCAAATGTGTGGACTCCCTCCAGATAACTGAGGGCAGTGGGGCACTGTGAGGGTCAGTAGATCAGTCAGCCAGCCAGTTCTCTCCAGGAGACTGGTCTCAAGAAAGGAAGTGGTTTCCTGTCCCATCAGCCAGATTATCCAGTTTGGATAATATTTGGTCCTCTTTCTCCAACAAAATATGTAGTCAGGGCAGTGTCTATAACAAATATGTTATTCAACTTGGAAGAGTGCTGAAgacatatacaaggatgttgccaggactcaagggtctgtgtaaaagggagaggttggacaagctaagatATTTTTATTTAGAGCATTAGAGACTGAGAAAGGCCcttagagaaatgaagagatcgtgagagggtgaatgcactcagacttttaccccagggttggggatgtgagggctagagggcatcagtttaaggttagaggaaaaagaataaaagggaacgtgAGGGGCAACTTTATTTATGCAGACGGTGGTAGACATATGGAATAagatgccagcggaagtggttgaggtgggtacattaacaacatttaaaaggcattggacaaatacatggataggaaaggtatggaaggaaatgggccaagtgcagggaatggGCTTAGTGTTGATGGACAGTATCGCTTGAAGgaaatcttttttttaagattagattccctacagtatggaaacagttcctttggcccaacaagttcacactggccctcgcagagtaacccagccagacccattcccttatccctattcctctacatttaccccaactaatgcaccatacctacacatccctgaacactatgggacaatttagatgGGCCAATCCaaactaacctgcacacctttagatcggggaaggaaaccggagcactcagaggtaACCCATACAGATGTGGGGGGGGCATCGTGAAAGCTACACACAGATTGTCATCCCGAgggtggatttgaacccaggtcagcATCGTGAGGCAAtggtactaaccactgagtcaccatgccacccctgagCCACATAGGTGGGcttgcggggggtgggggggggggggggggggaaaggagggggggatGGTGAGTCCAGCACAAAACAAAAAAACCCACTACACCCACTGTCAGAATGGGCAGGAGGTTCAGCCCTGTGGGTGACCCACTGCAGCGTCACTGGTGGAATCTGATTGTTGGATgcactggtgcccccgctggtgcctcTGCAAGTTGCAGGACAATGTGAACCTCCGCCCACAGTCGGGGCAGGcaaacggcttctccccggtgtggacccattggtgggcCAGCAGTTTGGAGGAGCGggtgaaccccttcccacactcggggcagctgaatggcctttccctggtgtggacccgccggtgggacaacaggtcagaggaattgctgaaggccttaccacactcagggcaggcgaatggcctctcccctgtgtggattcgccggtgtctcagcaggtcggaggaattgctgaaggccttcccgcactctgggcagctgaagggcctctcccccgtgtggacccgctgatgggccagcaggttggaggatttactgaaggccttcccacactctgggcagctgaagggcctctcccccgtgtggacctgctgatgggccagcaggttggaggaattgctgaaggccttcccacactctgggcagctgaagggcctctcccccgtgtggacccgccggtgcctcagcaggttggaggagtcgctgaaggccttcccgcattcggggcagctgaatggcctctcccccgtgtggactcgccggtgcttcagcaggtcggaggaattgctgaaggctttcCCGCACTCGTGGCAACTGAagagcctctcccctgtgtggaatTGCTGGTGGGTCTGGAGGTTGTCCACCCAAGTGAACCCTTTCCCGCATACGGAGCAGTAAGACGTCCTCTCACCAGTGTGTATATGCTGGTGGGCCAGCAGGACACAAGAGCAGGTAAAGCCCTTTGCCCGCTCGGGGCTGGAGAACGGCCTCTTCCCAGTGTGATTGCACTGATGAGCCGCCAGGACAGATGGGACACGGAAGCCCTTCCCACAATCGccacacttccatggtttctcAACAGGTTGTGtttcctcgggtttctccatggccgaagcttcacctgcacacacacgtgtacaaccCCGCCATGAATTCTTCTTTCCAGGCAGCAGagttgtttcaggctccacacccagtgcgctgcaacagtagggtctttCAACCAGTGCCCCcgtactcaaacaggaaccaaaaagaaagctttgctccttctcacagaatcatagttgaaaattgttgcGGTCCTGATGGATTGAGTAACTGTCAGACACTgacgtgaaagtgaggactggagacgctggagagtcagagtcaaaaactgcgtcgctggaaaagtgcagcacggcaagcagcatcagagaagcaggagaatcaacattttggccaTGAGCCCTTTATCTGTTGActttgaaacttctgtcttcagataGTCTGTAAGaaaagattacaaaagtcatcactgccaGTCCGGTTAAGaatgagatatcaaggcattgacacTGACACCAGAGAGAAACTGTACATCTAGATGTGGCAAATGTTAGTGGCAAGCCAGAGTGATAGAGATAttaggcacagaaacagacccttcggtctaattcatccatgccaactagataaccTAACCTCATCTCGgccgatttgccagcatttggcccacatcgtctaaacccttcctaatcgtatacccatccagatgccttttaatgtcataattgtaccagcacccaccacttcctctgacagctctttcCTTAAACACGCCACTTTCTGCATGAAAGACttatcccttaggttcctttgttAAGTTCTTTTGCTTGAGCTTCTTACACTGCAATacaccaacttctgtgaacaaccaAACTTTATTAAGTACAGTACAAGCTGTGGAGAAACTCTTAACACTCTTCGCAATGGTACACAACAGTACCAAAAAACAAACCCCTTAAAcaaagtaaaactgaaacagaggcTTACAGTTGAAGTTAGAAGGCCAGAAGGAGACAGTGTTAGCAGCCTTTCTCCACATAGACCACTGCTTAACTCACCCAAACGAGACTCCAGCTTTcaggactgaccactcccctttcattgtacaggtcacttctaaaacaaaaACTTGGGCCTCAAGTCTTATCTGTTCACATATAACCAAAAATGCCTCCCAATACCgtttttcatctctgtactaaaCCAGTCGCTTCGGAGCCCGGATCGTTTTAATCACCCCTCTGATAATAAAAACTAAGGACACAGCATCCTTGAGAAGGACCAGCTTTTagtaaaaggaccagctttgtgacagagggatataggccaaacactggcaggtgggattagattagtttgaGAACACAGCATGgagtagttggactgaagggactgtttctgtgctgtttgactcggTAACTGTTCTGCAATGGtctgaaaaccattttcttgccttcccccataaacAACCACTTCTTTGTTGAtccaaaatcagatgaactcagccttgaatatattcaatgatcccataactgcaggaagacatccccacttctggactcaattcctcttgctaacaTAACACCTGCTTTGCTCATTGCTTGCTGCTCCTaccgctgtggacttgttgggccgaagggcctgtttccacactgtaagtaatctaatctaatctaatctaatctatctgacaactggcattgactggtatGGAAGGACACTGAGGCCCCTTTATACACATTTatgatgaagggctcgtgcctGTAACGCGGactctccggctcctcggatgctacctcaTCTGCTGTGCGTttcgagcaccacactttttgactctgatcttcaacatttgcagtcctcattttctccacatcccaatatatcaccatttaaacaatgcatctCCTTTCTGCTGTTTACCCCCCAACAGGAAATGCTATCACTTCACATCGTGGTACTGCATTTTCCATGAGTTTGCCAACTGAGACACAGACTTGGCCcaacttttccagaatctgtcCCCTCCATAAattgagattgagtgagagagagagagacacacacacacaatagggGTGTCTCTGATTAGCAGGAGGACCacgctccttccggtcctccagggCTTTCTATTGGCCCAACGCGCAGGTTTTGCTGACACCGGCGAACATGCGCAGTGTGTGTTGTCACCGAGGAACATGCGCAAGATGCTGTGTGAAGTTGCTGGTGTTACTGACAGGATTTGTGCCCAAATGACAATCGGAGATAAGAAAGGCTGGAGTCACATTTTATATTTATTCTGCGGCTCGACATTttatttcttttgcattttatttgaCTACTCATCTTTTCCTCAGGATAGGGGACTcccaaactggagggcataggttgaaggtgagaggggaaagatttaaaagggacctaaggagtagAAAAAAAGTGTGAAAGTTAATTCCCCTCAAGAAGTGCCctctccaaacctgcacatctttggattgtgggaagaaaccggagcacccaaaggaatcccacacagagaaggtgcaaactccattcACGCAGTTGCCAGAGACTgagatcaaacccaggtccctagcgctataaggcagcagtgccagcCACTGAGTCTGTTCAGAAAAAGCAGCAATTGATTTatattagggtgagaggggaaaggattaaaagggacctaaagggcaactatttcacgcagCGGGTGGTGCGTGGATTGAATGAGCTcccagcagaagtggtggaggctggtacaattacaatattcaaaaggcatctggatgggtatattagattacttacagcgtggaaacaggcccttcggcccaacaagtccacaccgacccattcccctacacctaacactacgggcaatttagcatggccaattcacctgaccttcatatttttggactgtgggaggaaaccggagcacccggaggaaacccacgcagacacagggagaatgtgcaaactccacagagtcagttgccttaggcaggaattgaacccgggtctctggcactgtgagacaacagtgctaacgactatgccactgtgccatccacgGCAGGAAGGTTTGgacaggaaggtttggagggatattggccaagagctggcaaatgggcctagattaatttaggatatccgatTGGCATGGAACAaacagtttgtttccatgctccactactctatgactctatttctacaTAGTCAGAAATGTTATGACATGGACTGCACCCCCCACTAATTTAAACCCATAAAAGATTTACCCCATGTGGtattgtgaaaattcaagaggtaaGGAACTGTTTctaaaagtcactatttaaagttttATTTAATGATCTAGCACACTAacttgcaagtgtttaaatctgctgggatttttaatacccccaaatctattcaaatctgtctaaaccagttcaaatctcTGACGAAAGCCCCCAAATTTTACAACACTGGGTGCAACCTCCCCCACCTAATTTAAACCAGTAACATAGAGAAGGTTTaatccatgcagtaatctgtgaaaattcaagaaccAAGAAACTATTCCCAAAGGtcagtatttaaagtaaaaattaacaactttatttattAAAGTCTAACggagaataattaattaacaactatttacaactcctttctctaacctatcttctaACTTCCCCTGTATGATACCAGTCCAATAaaaacccctgattaagatttaccgaAAGATTCAaacttcaaaaccagccagctgttaaatcttctctttgtatcttcctctgtagatttgctctccaggtcggtgtcGATGTTTTTTCTCTGTGCAGACTCCTTGTCTGGACAGGTACCTCTCAAAGAGTTCTCACTAGCAGCCTACatttgttggtcttttggcagttctcctgtAACTGTTCAACTGTATTTTTTGATTTTGTACTCCAAAGCATCAAATCATTTCATTGGTgttaatattagattagattaaattccctacagtgtggcaccaggcccttcggcccaagcagtccacaccgaccctccgaagagtaacccacccagacccatttccctctgacgaatgcaccgcACACTACGTGCAATATAGCATagccacttcacctgacctgcacatctttgaactgtgggaggaaattggagcacccagaggaaacccatgcagacacggggagaatgtgcaaactccacacagacagtcacccaaggctggaatcgaccctggtggtgtgaggcaacagtgctaaccaatattctcaaaatactaaattcaaacttgattggaattcagTATTTTAGGGCAAGATCTAAATCGATTGGCCAAAATTGAgtatgtttttgtctccaggcaacccagctaCCTAGCTGTTCCACCAAATGTTAAATTATTACCTTGTTCAGAACGCTTGGTGCTATGTCAGGTGGTTCTGctcacttttcaactctcttgCACGTAGAATACACCAATACACCTTCTAACAGAACCAATTATTCAAGACTAGGAATCGGCCATTCACCCCTaacaggcgaaagtgagtactgcacatgctgaagattagagtcaagaatgtggtgctggaaaagcacagcaggtcaggcaacatccaaggagcaggaaaattgacatttcgggcaaattgacatttcgggcaaaagctcatTTACCCCGAACAGCCTGTCCTCAACTGCACATAGTTCAAAGCAAGTTTGAGAAAGATGGCTGCAGCTTTGTCTTAATATACAATTGAACATGCGTTCAAACTTTAATGCTGTTTCTGAATATATtattttagctattctcaatttgaaagatcagccatttctcgTGCACCCCCATCTCCCAGGCAGTGTCATCaccaaccattctctctctctcttctgagaTGAGCTTGATACAGCGATCAAAGAGAGCTCGAGGCATGAGAAAGTTTAGTGGGAGTTGGAAGAGATACAGAACGGACagggtgacagagtgtgggggccattgagagactggggggaacagagggtggtgggggcggaAAGGAAAGACTCTGGGGTCAAAGGGTGGAGGaggagaatgagggggagagagagaaaatggggggcagagagttgcggggcgagagagaatggatgggggcagtgggtggggagagagacagcagaattcccaccttccccaggactGGGGCAGTGTCCCATGAACTGGAACCTACTCCTCCCACAGCAGTCATTTCTCAATCCACATACGGCTAAAGCAGGAGAATTATATAATCCCTGCAGGCCATTTCACCTATCAAATTCACACCGACCTTCcacacagcatcccacccagactcatcaaCTTACCCTACAGCCCTGcagttccccatggctaacccactctaacctgcacatccctggacactttagcACAGCCGATCCATCCGAAACCGCAGATccttggactgagagaggaaaccaaagcatccaGAGGTAACCCACGCTGACAGAAGGGGGAGAACATACCAAAGCTCACATAGACAGTCACGAGAAGGTGGAATCAAATCGCTTCTAACAATTCTCCCACACCTGCAaaaccctgagcactatgggtaatttagcagggccaatccaccctaacctgggcaaagataaaaatcacatgacgccaatccaacaggtttatttggaagcactagctttcggagcactgctccttcatcaggtggttgtggagtataagatcataagacactgaGTTTACAGCAAAACATCACAGAGTCAtgccactgaaatgatacattgaagaaacctggattgtaaagtctttcatcttttagaatgaattgCTGgtgtcattaatatgtaaatcccagaacttcttataAGACACCtactcgagataacttaaggcttTATAAGAAAAGATGAcaactcagctcagacaatgcatgcaAGGTGTGAggccagagtctgtctgtatcccagtttttgagtcagactggttctatatccaaagtggaatttataaaatattctaTGTATtgtctgcctgcagattgtgcattttttgagcaaaatggaatgtatctgcaaatacaaattcaccccatagaccttggtgtgtgtgaacacacacacacacacacacgagagagaaaaAGTCTAGTTCcatactgtatatctctatgtctattgcataacagatgctttatttctgttgatgtaaatattgttataaatcatagctgggtactaATACTTAGATGTAAGGGAGAGACAATTCTTCAATTAGGGCACTATAAGATTTTTGGCAGACCCCTATTTCTAGTTTACTTGCCAATGAACAGACACAAGCACCTATTTAATTCTAACTTTTCATCTTTTTTGTTATATTTTCTGGTATGATACTCTGtgtctggatggttgacaggctgggagattgtgggttggACTTTGACTGAATGATTTATTGTTCCGGAAGGTGTCAAAGGAGgttaaagcttcagcagaaatgaaGCAGAGCTGAGAACGGACAACAActgtgtgggaacagggagatcaataGAGGACAAAGAaaccaggacctgaaatccgagctgacaccagacgaccctgtgatcagtgctttgattagcagtgtcaaccctctacctttacctaGCTTCCCATTCGACTTGAATGCCACAAATCCCCTCAATATttaggatccaatccttgtcatcctgaagtcatgtctctgtaaggagtcccAGATCAAAatcattctcttcaatgtgtgcagtcaattcattcacttttgttacgTTGCAGCActgttacgacacggggtaacCCCCTCTGCTAAATTAGACCATCAACACAGAAATTATTCACCCCATGCAGTAATataaatatttaaagtaaaaattaacaactttactcTTTATGTCCAACACAGAGTGTTAAAACTCACAAAAATGCCTGGTTTTATACTccaaaacatcggatcatttTATTGgtgttaatattatcaaaatacttaattcaaacttgattggacttTGGTATTTTGGTGcaaaatttaaactgattggccaaatttgaattagtTTGTGCCTCATGGCAACCCAGTTGGTCTATTTGTGTTGACCAAATAATACAATCTCATCTTGTTTAGAACACTTTGTTCTGCTCGcttttttaactctcttaaaggtacagtacctctACCCCTTCATAACAAGCACACATTCAGATACTGACCTTTTAGTTTTATTGTTTGTAATCTTTTGAATCCAGTTTTAATTGCTGGTACGTTTATTCTCGTTGTTCCTTTCTATTGTTCTCTGACGTCCATTTTCCACATCACGACATTGCTCAcctgccttgatttggattggccatactaaattgcccatagtggccagggatgtacaggttaggtgggttagccaatgggaaatgcagggttatagttttgtagtaatagaagcaggagtaggccatttgatctatccatcatctcagctcttCTTACTTGCATTATCCCGAACCCCTGATTCCCTAaggggtgagggtgggaggggTGTATGAgcaggatgctcttcggaggggtcagaatggacttgatgggctgaatagcctgcttccacactgtagggcttctatgatttACCGCAGTTCACAGCTCAGATCACAGCTCCTGGAatctcccaccttctgcaaatcgaaagacaaatcccaccctgccctctcatTTGTATGTTATCTAAATACTTAATCGTTTCTagtgaacacagcccacacctccctctgctGCCAGTCacctttacaatgctgatgaaacaatgCCGATGAAACAATGCCATTCCTGCAGTACTGAAAACCGTAAGGCTTCTAACAATACCAGGTACACACAGCTCCTTCTGATGGACAGCATTGGAAATACAATGTTGGAGGCTGGCCGAAATGAGCAGTTTAACTCAAAAATCCACCTCACCCTTCACTGGGCACCCCAATCAGCACACTGTCCTTCCTGCTGGGAAGCCTTAAAGCACTTCacccccacagtgcaatgaattcccactttccaccaaaatccTAGATGTACTCACAtactcagttgctgtctcaccAATGAAATACTTCATTGTCGCTTCTTCTGCTTCCAGTaaaggcaaaacatctttgaaagctgctccgaaagtccagtcttcacaacacTTCTGCTTTCATGCAAGATGATTaaagtcatacagtacagaaacacagccttcggtccaactcatccatgccgaccagatatcctaaactcatctaatcccatttgccagcatttggcctgtatccctctaaatccttcttattcatttacccatccagatgccttttaaatgttgtaattgtagcagcctccaccacatcctctggcagctcattccaaacatgcacaaccctctgtgtgaaaaagttgcccctcaggtccattttaaatctttcccctttcacggtgaaacctatgccctctag of the Chiloscyllium punctatum isolate Juve2018m chromosome 36, sChiPun1.3, whole genome shotgun sequence genome contains:
- the LOC140460938 gene encoding uncharacterized protein, with protein sequence MEKPEETQPVEKPWKCGDCGKGFRVPSVLAAHQCNHTGKRPFSSPERAKGFTCSCVLLAHQHIHTGERTSYCSVCGKGFTWVDNLQTHQQFHTGERLFSCHECGKAFSNSSDLLKHRRVHTGERPFSCPECGKAFSDSSNLLRHRRVHTGERPFSCPECGKAFSNSSNLLAHQQVHTGERPFSCPECGKAFSKSSNLLAHQRVHTGERPFSCPECGKAFSNSSDLLRHRRIHTGERPFACPECGKAFSNSSDLLSHRRVHTRERPFSCPECGKGFTRSSKLLAHQWVHTGEKPFACPDCGRRFTLSCNLQRHQRGHQCIQQSDSTSDAAVGHPQG